Proteins encoded within one genomic window of Triticum aestivum cultivar Chinese Spring chromosome 2D, IWGSC CS RefSeq v2.1, whole genome shotgun sequence:
- the LOC123050081 gene encoding BTB/POZ and MATH domain-containing protein 2, producing the protein MASNSTAAVSHGQCLTKTSSRCLTPSFTATHDFEVTSYPLLQGIGVEKLVSSTVFSVGGFNWTISFFPDGVRHGSFGNASAFLNCLSPEKDVRARFTLNLLDKSGTQVTKFEEMEYIFTPKCVYRGYAQFIGKSWLKSWSDSNGSFIIRCVLTVIGEPRSEVRRNHVLVPGRSLQDQLEDMRKKGEGADVTFSVCGQLFHAHRCLLAARSPVFKAELFGPMKEKATRSIKVEDIEPPIFEALLHFVYTDSLPDDEQSKDWNTAKLQHLLVAADRYGLDGLMVLCESKLCESIDVETVATTLVLAEQHHCKDLQEACVEFMAPQNVLQAVMATDGFKHLVASCPLLMKDILDRISRTD; encoded by the coding sequence ATGGCCAGCAACTCCACCGCTGCAGTTAGCCATGGCCAGTGCCTAACCAAGACCTCGTCAAGATGCCTCACCCCAAGCTTCACCGCCACGCACGATTTCGAGGTGACAAGCTACCCGCTGCTCCAGGGCATCGGCGTTGAAAAGCTCGTCAGCTCGACGGTCTTCAGCGTCGGCGGTTTCAACTGGACGATCAGCTTCTTCCCGGACGGCGTGAGACATGGCAGCTTCGGCAACGCTTCGGCGTTCCTGAACTGTCTCAGCCCAGAAAAGGATGTGAGAGCAAGGTTCACCTTGAACTTGCTGGACAAAAGTGGAACACAGGTCACCAAGTTTGAGGAGATGGAGTATATCTTCACCCCCAAATGCGTTTATCGGGGCTATGCTCAGTTCATCGGGAAATCGTGGCTGAAATCATGGTCTGACAGCAATGGGAGCTTCATTATACGGTGTGTTCTGACCGTGATCGGAGAACCCCGCTCTGAGGTCAGGAGGAACCATGTTCTTGTTCCGGGGCGGAGTCTGCAAGACCAGCTGGAAGACATGCGTAAGAAGGGAGAAGGAGCAGATGTGACCTTCAGCGTGTGTGGCCAACTGTTCCATGCTCACAGATGCTTGCTGGCTGCAAGATCTCCGGTTTTCAAGGCGGAACTGTTTGGTCCCATGAAGGAGAAGGCAACACGAAGCATCAAGGTGGAGGACATCGAGCCCCCAATCTTCGAGGCGCTTCTTCACTTTGTGTACACGGATTCCTTGCCTGATGATGAACAGTCCAAAGATTGGAACACGGCAAAGCTTCAGCACTTGCTAGTTGCTGCGGATCGGTATGGACTTGATGGGTTAATGGTGCTTTGTGAAAGCAAGCTCTGTGAGAGCATTGACGTCGAGACTGTTGCAACAACACTGGTTTTAGCAGAGCAGCACCATTGCAAGGATCTCCAAGAAGCTTGCGTTGAGTTCATGGCTCCACAGAATGTTCTGCAAGCTGTTATGGCAACAGATGGATTCAAGCATTTGGTTGCGAGCTGTCCTCTGCTCATGAAGGACATATTGGACAGGATTTCTCGTACTGACTAG